A single region of the Azospirillum fermentarium genome encodes:
- a CDS encoding response regulator codes for MAPPADDPIPSSRHVSVVLVEDDPPTRDHLAQTLAAGDGIELLAAAGTLAAARAACDRFIPTVLITDLRLPDGHGADLIREVRERYPATEIMVISVLGDEDSVVTAIRAGASGYILKDSQPVDMVDAVHGLIEGRSPISASIARYIIRRVQDGSFSPAQKPAPLLTPRETDILWGIAKGFTYNDIADRLGLSRQTVPSYIKNIYRKLEVNSRSEAVFEAIERKLIRLGE; via the coding sequence ATGGCGCCGCCCGCCGATGATCCGATTCCCAGTTCCCGCCACGTTTCGGTCGTTCTGGTCGAAGACGATCCGCCGACGCGCGATCATCTGGCGCAAACCCTGGCTGCCGGCGACGGCATCGAGCTGCTGGCCGCCGCCGGCACGCTGGCGGCGGCACGGGCCGCGTGCGACCGTTTCATCCCCACGGTTCTGATCACCGATCTGCGGCTGCCCGACGGCCACGGCGCCGACCTGATCCGCGAGGTGCGGGAACGCTACCCGGCCACCGAGATCATGGTGATTTCCGTGCTGGGCGACGAGGACAGCGTGGTGACGGCGATCCGCGCCGGGGCATCGGGCTACATCCTCAAGGATTCCCAGCCGGTGGACATGGTGGACGCGGTTCACGGCCTGATCGAGGGGCGCTCGCCCATCTCCGCGTCCATCGCCCGCTACATCATCCGCCGGGTCCAGGACGGCTCGTTCAGTCCCGCCCAGAAGCCGGCGCCGCTGCTGACCCCGCGCGAGACCGACATTCTGTGGGGCATCGCCAAGGGCTTCACCTACAACGACATCGCCGACCGTCTGGGCCTGTCGCGTCAGACCGTGCCCTCGTACATCAAGAACATCTACCGCAAGCTGGAGGTGAATTCGCGCTCCGAGGCGGTCTTCGAAGCCATCGAGCGCAAGCTGATCCGGCTGGGAGAGTGA
- a CDS encoding sensor histidine kinase — MTAGPVETCRKARRPRPVRWRATVILFYLAVLTVGIGSRFFHLSPPQGGVPLDHALFQPLAGVGQPADVPETTVSLPHSMKVPGAGRFGGGLYRLEFTYSPDSSGPWSVLIPGYSGRILVRVNGALLYDSDWTHSGQSVTLIWPDIIPIPEPVLKDGTNTVDIQAVMLVGRKSYLGSLHAGPDALLRPVYQRHHFLLVMLPRLLFGWQIAFSMLLAIVWMVRRSEWSYILCAGILLFNSGSNLAFVIPESLASPLVMQLSNLSFSWVTALLVPFAFSFVKRRPPRASLLLAALPLGTVGGFLLLPPGIFHILNWYVAVPVAMALACCAVAVLLNAAFRHGNDGAHAILGATLLGFLMLSHEMPFLYGATGARLSINPFSIPVLMLLSVTSIVLVWRFAAALNAVDQFNAKLRREIAEAEAALRISLTREQTQERAIALEAERSRLTRDLHDGLAGQLVSMVALSGRADADARDLGTAARKALADLRLVIASTAEVGDDPGMMLANFRDHIEPQLRALGVALDWRMHALPEASGWSSSTVLELFRLLQEATINAARHSGAGRVMIEILPTDGGVRVVVADTGCGGATDRPGGYGLANMRRRAQAIGARLSIDSSPGGTCVIVDLPRLTAVADQAVL; from the coding sequence GTGACCGCCGGCCCCGTGGAAACCTGCCGGAAGGCGCGGAGGCCACGTCCGGTGCGGTGGCGCGCCACCGTCATCCTGTTCTATCTGGCGGTTCTGACGGTGGGCATCGGCTCCCGGTTCTTCCATCTCTCCCCACCTCAGGGCGGTGTTCCCCTCGATCACGCCCTGTTCCAGCCGCTGGCGGGCGTCGGCCAGCCGGCGGACGTCCCGGAAACCACCGTCTCCCTGCCCCACAGCATGAAGGTGCCCGGTGCCGGCCGGTTCGGGGGTGGCCTTTACCGTCTGGAATTCACCTATTCCCCGGACAGCTCCGGCCCATGGTCGGTGTTGATCCCCGGTTATTCCGGCCGCATTCTCGTGCGGGTCAACGGCGCCTTGCTGTACGACAGCGATTGGACCCATTCGGGGCAGAGCGTCACCTTGATCTGGCCGGACATCATTCCGATCCCGGAGCCGGTGCTGAAGGACGGGACCAACACCGTGGACATCCAGGCGGTGATGCTGGTCGGGCGGAAAAGCTACCTCGGCAGCCTCCATGCCGGGCCGGACGCCCTGCTCCGCCCGGTGTACCAGCGGCATCATTTCCTTCTGGTCATGCTGCCGCGGCTGCTGTTCGGGTGGCAGATCGCCTTCAGCATGCTTCTGGCGATCGTCTGGATGGTCCGCCGCTCCGAATGGTCCTACATCCTGTGCGCCGGCATCCTGCTCTTCAACTCCGGCAGCAACCTTGCCTTCGTGATACCGGAATCGCTGGCATCGCCGTTGGTCATGCAGTTGTCCAACCTGTCGTTTTCCTGGGTGACGGCGCTGCTGGTCCCGTTCGCCTTCAGCTTCGTCAAGCGCCGGCCGCCGCGGGCCAGCCTCCTGCTTGCGGCCCTGCCCTTGGGAACGGTCGGGGGGTTCCTGCTTCTGCCCCCCGGCATCTTTCATATCCTGAACTGGTACGTGGCGGTGCCGGTTGCCATGGCGTTGGCGTGCTGCGCCGTTGCGGTGCTTCTCAACGCCGCCTTCCGGCACGGCAACGACGGCGCCCATGCGATCCTGGGCGCCACGCTGCTGGGCTTTCTGATGCTTTCCCATGAAATGCCGTTCCTGTACGGCGCCACCGGCGCGCGGCTGTCCATCAACCCGTTTTCCATCCCCGTGCTGATGCTTCTGAGCGTCACCAGCATCGTCCTGGTGTGGCGCTTCGCGGCGGCGCTCAACGCGGTGGACCAGTTCAACGCCAAGCTGCGCCGGGAAATCGCCGAGGCGGAAGCCGCCCTGCGCATCAGCCTGACCCGCGAGCAGACCCAGGAAAGGGCCATCGCGCTGGAGGCCGAACGCTCGCGCCTGACCCGCGACCTGCACGACGGGCTGGCCGGGCAACTGGTGTCGATGGTGGCGCTCAGCGGCCGGGCGGATGCCGATGCCCGCGATCTCGGCACGGCGGCGCGCAAGGCGCTGGCCGACCTTCGCCTGGTCATCGCCTCGACGGCCGAGGTCGGGGACGACCCCGGCATGATGCTGGCGAATTTCCGCGACCACATCGAACCCCAGCTCCGGGCCCTGGGCGTTGCGTTGGACTGGCGGATGCATGCCCTGCCGGAGGCGTCGGGGTGGTCGTCCTCCACCGTGCTGGAACTGTTCCGCCTGTTGCAGGAAGCGACCATCAACGCCGCCCGGCATTCGGGCGCCGGGCGGGTGATGATCGAGATCCTGCCCACGGACGGCGGGGTGCGCGTCGTGGTCGCCGACACGGGATGCGGCGGAGCCACCGACCGTCCCGGCGGCTATGGCCTTGCCAACATGCGCCGGCGCGCCCAGGCCATCGGCGCCCGGCTGTCCATCGACTCCAGTCCGGGCGGCACCTGCGTCATTGTGGATCTGCCCAGGCTGACAGCCGTGGCAGACCAGGCTGTTCTCTGA
- a CDS encoding PepSY-associated TM helix domain-containing protein, giving the protein MRQAVMLLHRWFGLGAALFLFLAGSTGAVISWDHELDGWLNPHLHHSASQGPPLDALEAARRVEARDPRIRVTYLPLAAEPGETLPLFVQPKVDPATGRLFEPGYNQLFLDPVTGEEVGRREWGQAWPITTETLISFLYQLHYSLHIPEIGGIDRWGVWLMGVIALGWVIDCFGGFSLTLPARRTAGAGGRTWWARWSPAWTVKAGSSAYRITLDIHRAFSLWTWAVLFILAFTAFSLNLYREAFMPLMTLVSQPTPTPFDTRPRAPLHQPIEPVVPLAAAVAAGQAEAARRGWEEPVGAVGYSPSFGFHIVGFFHPGGDHGAAGVGPAQLYFDGADGRLLGEHLPWTGTAADLFIQAQFPLHSGRILGLPGRILISVMGIVVAVVSVTGVVIWWRKRASRTAVRVSRTARA; this is encoded by the coding sequence ATGCGTCAGGCTGTCATGTTGCTGCACCGGTGGTTCGGGTTGGGGGCGGCGCTGTTCCTGTTCCTTGCCGGGAGCACGGGTGCGGTGATTTCCTGGGATCATGAGCTGGACGGCTGGCTCAACCCCCATCTCCACCACAGCGCATCCCAAGGGCCGCCGCTGGACGCGCTGGAGGCGGCGCGGCGGGTGGAGGCACGCGACCCGCGCATCCGCGTGACCTATCTGCCGCTGGCGGCGGAACCGGGGGAAACCCTGCCGCTGTTCGTGCAGCCCAAGGTGGACCCCGCCACGGGGCGGCTGTTCGAGCCGGGGTACAACCAGCTTTTCCTTGATCCCGTGACAGGGGAGGAGGTGGGCCGGCGGGAGTGGGGGCAGGCGTGGCCCATCACCACCGAAACCCTCATCTCCTTCCTCTATCAGCTTCACTACAGCCTGCACATTCCCGAGATCGGCGGTATCGACCGCTGGGGCGTGTGGCTGATGGGCGTCATCGCCCTGGGCTGGGTCATCGACTGTTTCGGCGGCTTCTCTCTGACCCTGCCGGCGCGGCGGACGGCGGGGGCCGGCGGACGGACATGGTGGGCGCGGTGGTCCCCGGCGTGGACGGTCAAGGCCGGCTCATCGGCCTATCGGATCACGCTGGACATCCACCGGGCGTTCAGTCTGTGGACCTGGGCGGTTCTGTTCATCCTCGCCTTCACGGCCTTCTCGCTCAATCTGTACCGCGAAGCCTTCATGCCGCTGATGACGCTGGTGTCGCAACCGACGCCGACGCCGTTCGACACCCGCCCGCGCGCCCCGCTGCACCAGCCGATCGAACCCGTGGTCCCCTTGGCCGCCGCCGTCGCCGCGGGACAGGCGGAAGCCGCCCGCCGCGGCTGGGAGGAACCGGTGGGGGCGGTCGGCTATTCCCCGTCGTTCGGTTTCCACATCGTGGGCTTTTTCCACCCCGGCGGCGATCACGGTGCGGCCGGCGTCGGTCCGGCGCAGCTCTATTTCGACGGTGCCGACGGCCGCCTGTTGGGCGAGCATCTCCCGTGGACCGGGACCGCGGCCGACCTGTTCATCCAGGCGCAGTTCCCCCTGCATTCGGGGCGCATCCTGGGGTTGCCGGGGCGTATCCTGATCTCCGTCATGGGGATCGTCGTCGCCGTGGTGAGTGTCACCGGCGTGGTGATCTGGTGGAGGAAGCGGGCGTCCCGCACCGCCGTCCGGGTGTCGCGGACCGCCCGCGCGTGA
- a CDS encoding TonB-dependent siderophore receptor: MVIGLRSTVSFLALLLTVPLAVPALPQPAAAQAAAGRIGIDLPAQPLDRALTALADQAGLRLALRAEDVAGKTAPALKGDMSVDEALTRLLAGSGFAHRVTGSGTVTLVPAPKADGAEVLGPVTVEGARESAWGPVQGSAASRSATATKTDTPLIETPQSVSVISAARIQAIGATNVKEALSYTAGIEIAPYGSDSRFDWVSVRGFDAYTPGFYLDGLQMRNVDTWSVWRAESYGAERIEVLRGPSSVLYGQNGPGGVINVVSKRPLDEPMREVRVQVGSDSHRQLAFDATGPVDAAKTLSYRLTGVVQDAELPAGGMPNDKYFIAPAFTWKPGADTTLTVLSQFARIDAGAYTRPFPAVGSLIPTPAGTRVPSGVFTGDPDFNRLKQDQWALGYLLEHRLNDGLTLRQNARYSHIDVDYHQVNASRFIAVNGNAADPANYRVLSRRTSGSTETSQSITIDNQAQVDLHAGAWRHTLLFGLDYQRTRVDAAAYSGGRAAALDLDAPVYGAGRAFAAAPYLDGITTVVQTGLYAQDQIKLAERWAATLGARYDWADVRNDSRLDDSRTTQTNGKASYRAGLVYLHPSGLAPYVSYSESFMPSTTTDPVTGEPFAPETGRQYEAGLRYQPPGTGDSYSIALFDLKRRNYVTYDPDSMPRRTGEVTVRGVEIEAVVQPVANLNVTASYAWTPKADVTASSNPDEVGKQLNAVSRHRGSLWSDYRFASGLKLGAGVRYVGPNRGMNETAPKEVPGYALIDAMVGYDIGNWSLAVNARNLADKTYVASCAYGSCYYGEQRTVMATVSRRW; encoded by the coding sequence ATGGTCATCGGGTTGCGCTCCACCGTTTCGTTCCTGGCACTTCTGCTTACCGTCCCCCTGGCGGTGCCGGCCCTGCCGCAGCCCGCCGCGGCCCAGGCCGCCGCCGGGCGGATCGGCATCGACCTTCCGGCCCAGCCGCTGGACCGGGCGCTGACCGCGCTGGCCGACCAAGCGGGGCTGCGGCTGGCCTTGCGGGCGGAGGATGTGGCGGGCAAGACCGCCCCGGCGCTGAAGGGTGACATGTCGGTGGACGAGGCGCTGACGCGCCTGCTGGCCGGATCGGGCTTCGCCCACCGCGTCACCGGATCCGGCACGGTCACCCTGGTCCCGGCGCCCAAGGCGGACGGGGCGGAGGTGCTGGGGCCGGTGACGGTGGAAGGGGCGCGGGAAAGCGCCTGGGGCCCGGTCCAGGGCTCTGCGGCGTCCCGCAGCGCCACCGCCACCAAGACCGACACGCCGCTGATCGAGACGCCGCAGTCGGTGTCCGTCATCAGCGCCGCCCGCATTCAGGCCATCGGGGCCACCAACGTCAAGGAGGCGCTGAGCTACACCGCCGGCATCGAAATCGCCCCCTACGGCAGCGATTCCCGCTTCGACTGGGTGTCCGTGCGCGGTTTCGATGCGTATACGCCGGGCTTTTATCTCGACGGGCTGCAAATGCGCAACGTCGATACATGGTCGGTGTGGCGGGCCGAAAGCTATGGTGCCGAGCGGATCGAGGTGCTGCGCGGCCCATCCTCGGTGCTCTACGGCCAGAACGGTCCCGGCGGCGTGATCAACGTGGTCAGCAAGCGGCCCCTGGACGAGCCGATGCGCGAGGTGCGGGTGCAGGTGGGGTCCGATTCCCACCGGCAGCTCGCGTTCGACGCCACCGGCCCGGTGGACGCGGCAAAGACCCTGAGCTACCGCCTGACCGGCGTGGTGCAGGACGCCGAGCTGCCGGCCGGCGGCATGCCCAACGACAAGTATTTCATCGCGCCGGCCTTTACCTGGAAGCCGGGTGCCGACACCACGCTGACCGTGCTGTCCCAGTTCGCCCGCATCGATGCCGGGGCCTACACCCGCCCGTTTCCCGCCGTCGGATCGCTGATCCCCACCCCCGCGGGAACCAGGGTGCCCAGCGGCGTCTTTACCGGTGACCCCGATTTCAACCGTCTGAAACAGGATCAATGGGCGCTGGGATACCTGTTGGAGCATCGCCTGAACGACGGGCTGACGCTGCGGCAGAACGCGCGCTACAGCCATATCGACGTGGATTACCATCAGGTGAACGCCAGCCGCTTCATCGCGGTCAACGGCAACGCCGCCGATCCGGCCAATTACCGGGTGTTGAGCCGCCGCACCAGCGGCAGCACCGAAACATCCCAAAGCATCACCATCGATAATCAGGCGCAGGTGGATCTGCACGCCGGCGCGTGGCGCCACACGCTCCTGTTCGGGCTGGATTACCAGCGCACGCGGGTGGATGCCGCCGCCTATTCCGGTGGGCGGGCCGCGGCCCTGGATCTTGATGCCCCGGTCTATGGCGCAGGCAGGGCGTTCGCCGCCGCCCCCTATCTGGATGGGATCACCACGGTGGTGCAGACCGGGCTTTATGCGCAGGACCAGATCAAGCTTGCCGAGCGGTGGGCGGCGACGCTGGGCGCCCGGTACGATTGGGCGGATGTCAGGAACGACAGCCGCCTGGACGATTCCCGCACCACGCAGACCAACGGCAAGGCCAGCTACCGCGCCGGTCTGGTGTATCTGCACCCCAGCGGGCTGGCGCCGTACGTCAGCTATTCCGAATCCTTCATGCCCAGCACCACCACCGATCCGGTGACGGGAGAGCCGTTCGCGCCCGAAACCGGGCGGCAGTACGAAGCCGGCCTGCGCTATCAGCCGCCGGGAACCGGTGACAGCTATTCCATCGCCCTGTTCGACCTGAAGCGGCGGAATTACGTGACCTACGACCCGGATTCGATGCCGCGCCGCACGGGCGAGGTCACCGTGCGCGGGGTGGAGATCGAAGCGGTGGTACAGCCGGTGGCGAACCTGAACGTCACCGCCTCCTACGCCTGGACGCCCAAGGCCGACGTCACCGCCAGCAGCAACCCGGACGAGGTGGGCAAGCAGTTGAACGCGGTGTCCCGCCACCGCGGATCGCTGTGGTCCGATTACCGCTTCGCCTCGGGCCTCAAGCTGGGGGCGGGGGTGCGCTACGTCGGTCCCAACCGCGGCATGAACGAAACCGCACCCAAGGAGGTGCCGGGCTACGCCCTGATCGACGCCATGGTGGGCTATGACATCGGCAATTGGAGTCTGGCTGTCAACGCCCGCAATCTTGCCGACAAGACCTATGTCGCCAGTTGCGCCTATGGGTCTTGCTACTATGGCGAGCAGCGCACCGTGATGGCAACGGTCAGCCGGCGCTGGTGA
- a CDS encoding FecR family protein, producing the protein MQQHNDNTPGAPGDLVDEALERLARSSADLAAWRAGSPEHEAAAQEAEALWRDLGATRAAAEHRRTASRTKSRSWRRPAAVAAAVVLSLALGRWAMPPPADYAAPAGGREEAVLPDGSRATLNAGAEVLVDFTDAARRVEIRTGEALFAVTPDPSRPFTVTAGGVSARAVGTVYAVRRLDGGAAVTVAEGVVEVAAGGAPPVRLTAGHRAVAVPGDGPVTVATVDADTETAWRRGKLIVHGRPLAAVAAEMERYLSGRVVVAGEALGRMPVTGVFDLRQPAGMPQALAEGLGLKTVHLPWLTVIY; encoded by the coding sequence ATGCAGCAGCACAACGACAACACGCCCGGCGCTCCGGGGGATCTGGTGGACGAGGCGCTGGAACGGCTGGCCCGTTCCTCCGCCGATCTCGCGGCGTGGCGGGCCGGATCGCCGGAGCATGAAGCGGCGGCGCAGGAGGCCGAGGCGCTGTGGCGCGATCTGGGTGCCACCCGCGCCGCCGCCGAGCACCGCCGCACCGCGTCCCGGACGAAATCCCGGTCCTGGCGGCGCCCGGCGGCGGTGGCCGCCGCCGTCGTGCTGTCCCTCGCTCTCGGGCGGTGGGCCATGCCGCCGCCCGCCGACTACGCCGCCCCGGCGGGAGGGCGGGAAGAGGCGGTGCTTCCCGACGGCAGCCGGGCGACGCTGAACGCCGGAGCCGAGGTGTTGGTGGACTTCACGGATGCGGCGCGGCGGGTGGAGATCCGCACCGGGGAGGCGCTGTTCGCGGTCACCCCCGACCCGTCCCGGCCCTTCACCGTGACGGCGGGGGGCGTGTCGGCCCGTGCCGTCGGCACCGTCTACGCCGTGCGCCGGCTGGACGGGGGGGCGGCGGTGACGGTGGCGGAAGGCGTGGTCGAGGTGGCGGCGGGCGGCGCGCCGCCGGTCCGCCTGACCGCCGGGCACCGCGCCGTCGCGGTTCCGGGTGATGGCCCCGTCACGGTCGCCACGGTGGACGCCGATACGGAAACCGCGTGGCGGCGCGGCAAGCTGATCGTTCATGGCCGTCCTTTGGCCGCGGTGGCGGCGGAGATGGAACGCTACCTGAGCGGGCGGGTGGTGGTGGCGGGGGAGGCGCTGGGCCGGATGCCGGTCACCGGCGTGTTCGACCTGCGCCAGCCCGCCGGGATGCCGCAGGCCCTGGCGGAAGGGCTGGGGCTGAAAACCGTGCATCTGCCCTGGCTGACCGTCATCTATTGA
- a CDS encoding sigma-70 family RNA polymerase sigma factor has protein sequence MSKGAPPGLLTAFLVHYDELVRRLSRRPGLAGQAGDVMQDAWLRLAAPAAEDGDAPAIPEDVRDPRAFVFRVAGNLAVDAQRRACRAQRIFAPAEAGDATVDPAPSPEARLLARERLRRLDAALDDLPPKVRTALLLHRVDGLTHSAIAARLGVSESMVAKYIAQALRHCRRRLDSAGLVEK, from the coding sequence ATGAGCAAGGGGGCGCCGCCGGGGCTGCTCACCGCCTTCCTGGTGCATTACGACGAGCTGGTGCGCCGTCTGTCCCGCCGTCCGGGGCTGGCGGGGCAGGCGGGCGATGTGATGCAGGACGCGTGGCTGCGGCTGGCGGCCCCGGCGGCCGAGGATGGTGACGCGCCGGCCATACCCGAAGACGTGCGCGATCCGCGGGCCTTCGTCTTTCGTGTCGCCGGCAATCTGGCGGTGGATGCCCAGCGCCGCGCCTGCCGCGCCCAGCGGATCTTTGCCCCGGCGGAGGCGGGCGACGCCACCGTCGATCCGGCGCCGTCGCCCGAGGCCCGGCTGCTGGCGCGTGAACGGCTGCGGCGGCTGGATGCGGCCCTGGACGACTTGCCGCCCAAGGTCAGGACGGCCTTGCTGCTGCACCGGGTGGACGGGCTGACCCACAGCGCCATCGCCGCACGGCTGGGGGTGTCGGAAAGCATGGTTGCGAAATACATCGCCCAGGCGCTGCGCCATTGCCGCCGCCGGCTGGATTCCGCCGGCCTGGTTGAAAAATAA
- a CDS encoding tetratricopeptide repeat protein yields MKWILPLWGLLAVWPGAAPAQDGGRSTSDLSYEMHIDSDKRFKCLYGYAASKTGDHASAVRIFEDCIRRWNDVYSMIWLSELYESGLGVPKDPQAATDLMRRGAEQNDEAGYSVLARYHYGVALYEGHGVAKDTEAGLRWLRRAAAEGLPDAQAYLDRLGAPAN; encoded by the coding sequence ATGAAATGGATTCTGCCCCTGTGGGGTCTGCTCGCCGTCTGGCCGGGGGCCGCCCCGGCCCAGGACGGCGGGCGGAGCACCAGCGATCTCAGCTATGAAATGCACATCGACTCCGACAAGCGGTTCAAATGCCTGTACGGCTATGCCGCGTCGAAGACGGGCGACCATGCCTCGGCGGTGCGGATCTTCGAGGACTGCATCCGCCGCTGGAACGACGTCTATTCCATGATCTGGCTGTCGGAGCTGTATGAATCCGGCCTTGGCGTGCCCAAGGATCCGCAGGCCGCCACCGACCTGATGCGGCGCGGGGCGGAACAGAACGACGAGGCCGGCTACTCCGTCCTGGCCCGCTACCACTACGGCGTGGCGCTGTACGAAGGCCATGGCGTGGCCAAGGACACCGAGGCCGGGCTGCGCTGGCTGCGCCGTGCGGCGGCGGAGGGGCTGCCGGACGCCCAGGCGTACCTGGACCGGCTGGGCGCCCCCGCCAACTGA
- a CDS encoding thioesterase II family protein: MTAVTADIAAAGRGADFVVIGDGGPPPVGVVCFHFAGGSAQSFFRWRGAARAAGCALIAAELPGRGRRLREGFVPSLASAAMALARSFAALAAAMPDKRWVFFGHSMGALLAYETVRRLRADGGPQPQGLIVSARHAPGWHPVSSGLPELSDEALCDYLRHLDGTPAAILDNPAFMAMALPILRADLGLLYGYAHVLGQPLDMPVLTIGASADGRVPLEALVAWGTATQGAFRLRMVPGGHFSLLDEPAIVFDAAREMANGRNMA, translated from the coding sequence GTGACGGCGGTGACGGCGGACATCGCGGCGGCGGGCCGGGGGGCGGATTTCGTGGTGATCGGCGACGGCGGGCCGCCGCCGGTGGGGGTGGTCTGCTTCCACTTCGCAGGGGGCAGCGCCCAGAGCTTCTTCCGCTGGCGCGGTGCCGCCCGTGCCGCCGGCTGCGCGCTGATCGCCGCGGAGCTGCCGGGCCGGGGCCGGCGCCTGCGCGAAGGGTTCGTGCCGTCGCTGGCGTCCGCGGCGATGGCCCTGGCCCGGTCCTTCGCCGCTCTGGCCGCGGCGATGCCGGACAAGCGGTGGGTGTTCTTCGGCCACAGCATGGGGGCGCTGCTGGCCTATGAGACGGTGCGCCGGCTGCGGGCCGATGGCGGACCGCAGCCCCAGGGGCTGATCGTATCGGCCCGCCATGCCCCCGGCTGGCACCCGGTGTCCAGCGGCCTGCCGGAGCTGTCGGACGAGGCGCTGTGCGATTACCTGCGCCATCTGGACGGGACGCCGGCGGCGATTCTGGACAACCCGGCGTTCATGGCGATGGCGCTGCCGATCCTGCGGGCCGATCTGGGGCTTTTGTACGGGTACGCCCATGTCTTGGGTCAGCCGCTGGACATGCCCGTCCTGACCATCGGGGCCAGCGCGGACGGCCGCGTGCCGCTGGAGGCGCTGGTGGCGTGGGGCACGGCGACGCAGGGGGCGTTCCGGCTGCGCATGGTGCCGGGCGGGCACTTCTCCTTGCTGGACGAACCGGCCATCGTGTTCGACGCTGCCCGGGAAATGGCGAACGGAAGGAACATGGCATGA
- a CDS encoding fatty acyl-AMP ligase — protein sequence MFQKTQMTPNELLSAMGTLAVPDALALRARLHPDRILFTFLDDDGAEAGHLTYRDAWRRARGVADHLERITAAGDRIMLFFPQGLDFIVAFLGCLMAGRIAVPVNLPTRRRVERCAGIIADSGAGVALAPAGQIGGLADCFTGTGAETLAWVGADTLPPADGGPADDALVPAADPGAVAFLQYTSGSTSAPKGVMVTHGNLTANLRMMRDSWELDHTTDMVFWQPHHHDMGLILGQLLPVVLGNRSVLMAPNTFVRRPALWLEAISRYRATLAGGPNFAYALAVERYSEERLAALDLSCWTVALNGADVVRPATLARFAALHEKHGFRSDSFLPCYGLAEATLFVSGGPVRRPTRITTVDVRRMEADRRIEPPATPEGARALAGCGEPSWEVEVVIADPVTGRPCGPGEVGEICLSGPSVAAGYWRNPEATEKTFRARLDGRPGKGFLRTGDLGFLGPEDRQLYIGGRLKDVIICDGRNLHPEDIEYSILEACEGTRPQSCAVFSHDTAGPGGNGQRQEIVAAIEVDRSIKRRLADDGKRFQAAIRASVAEEHGIAIGRILFVPPTAMRKTTSGKIQRSLMRQLYLSGTLEVISGTLEVIAP from the coding sequence ATGTTTCAGAAAACGCAGATGACGCCGAACGAGCTTCTGTCCGCCATGGGAACCCTGGCCGTTCCCGACGCGCTCGCCCTCCGGGCGCGGCTGCACCCGGACAGGATCCTCTTCACCTTTTTGGACGACGATGGGGCCGAGGCCGGGCACCTGACCTACCGCGATGCGTGGCGGCGGGCCCGCGGCGTGGCCGATCACCTGGAGCGCATCACCGCGGCCGGCGACCGGATCATGCTGTTCTTTCCCCAGGGGCTGGATTTCATCGTCGCCTTTCTGGGCTGCCTGATGGCCGGGCGCATCGCGGTGCCGGTCAATCTGCCGACCCGCCGCCGGGTGGAACGCTGCGCCGGCATCATCGCCGATTCCGGTGCCGGCGTGGCGCTGGCCCCCGCCGGGCAGATCGGCGGGCTGGCCGACTGCTTCACCGGGACCGGGGCGGAAACGCTGGCGTGGGTGGGGGCCGACACCCTTCCCCCCGCGGATGGCGGCCCGGCGGACGATGCCCTCGTCCCCGCCGCCGATCCGGGGGCGGTCGCCTTCCTGCAATACACCTCCGGTTCCACGTCCGCGCCCAAGGGGGTGATGGTCACCCACGGCAACCTGACGGCCAACCTGCGCATGATGCGGGATTCGTGGGAGCTGGACCACACCACCGACATGGTGTTCTGGCAGCCGCACCATCACGACATGGGCCTGATCCTCGGGCAGCTTCTGCCCGTGGTTCTGGGCAACCGGTCGGTGCTGATGGCGCCCAACACCTTCGTCCGCCGCCCGGCCCTGTGGCTGGAGGCCATCTCCCGCTACCGCGCCACGCTGGCCGGCGGCCCCAACTTCGCCTATGCCCTGGCGGTGGAACGCTATTCGGAAGAGAGGCTGGCCGCTCTCGATCTGTCGTGCTGGACCGTGGCGCTCAACGGTGCCGACGTGGTGCGTCCGGCCACGCTGGCCCGTTTCGCCGCCCTGCACGAAAAGCACGGCTTCCGTTCCGACAGCTTCCTGCCGTGCTACGGGCTGGCCGAGGCGACCCTGTTCGTGTCGGGCGGGCCGGTGCGGCGGCCCACCCGCATCACCACCGTGGATGTCCGCCGGATGGAGGCCGACCGCCGTATCGAGCCCCCCGCCACGCCCGAGGGGGCCCGCGCCCTGGCCGGCTGCGGCGAGCCGTCGTGGGAGGTGGAGGTGGTCATCGCCGATCCCGTCACCGGCCGCCCCTGCGGTCCGGGGGAGGTGGGGGAGATCTGCCTGTCCGGCCCCTCGGTCGCCGCCGGCTATTGGCGCAACCCCGAGGCGACGGAAAAGACCTTCCGCGCCCGGCTGGACGGCCGGCCGGGCAAGGGTTTCCTGCGCACCGGCGACCTGGGTTTCCTCGGGCCGGAGGACCGCCAGCTCTACATCGGCGGGCGGCTGAAGGACGTCATCATCTGTGACGGGCGCAACCTGCACCCCGAGGATATCGAATACTCGATCCTGGAGGCGTGCGAGGGCACGCGGCCCCAAAGCTGTGCGGTGTTCAGCCACGATACCGCCGGCCCCGGCGGCAACGGCCAGCGGCAGGAGATCGTCGCCGCCATCGAGGTTGACCGCAGCATCAAGCGCCGGCTGGCCGACGACGGCAAGCGGTTCCAGGCGGCCATCCGCGCGTCTGTCGCCGAAGAGCACGGCATCGCCATCGGCCGCATCCTGTTCGTGCCGCCGACCGCCATGCGCAAGACCACCAGCGGCAAGATCCAGCGCAGCCTGATGCGGCAGCTCTACCTGAGCGGCACGCTGGAGGTCATCAGCGGCACGCTGGAGGTCATCGCACCGTGA